A region of Allocoleopsis franciscana PCC 7113 DNA encodes the following proteins:
- a CDS encoding SDR family oxidoreductase, with product MNLLVVGATGTLGRQVVRRALDEGHQVRCLVRSPRKAAFLKEWGAELVQGDLTAPETLKPALEGVTAVIDAATSRATDSLTIKQVDWDGKVSLIQAAATAGVERFIFFSILDAQNFPNVPLMEIKRCTELFLAESGLNYTILRPCGFMQGLIGQYAIPILDKQAVWITGESSPIAYMDTQDVAKFAVRALEVPETVNKSFPVVGTRAWGAYEIIRLCERLSGKEAKIARLPLNLLRAVRQILRFFQWGWNVSDRLAFTEVLANGKPLDAPMDEVYEVLGLNPKETTTLEAYLQDYFSRIMKKLKEIEFEKDKAKKKKKTPFKTQ from the coding sequence ATGAACTTGTTGGTCGTAGGTGCAACTGGCACCCTGGGAAGACAGGTGGTTCGTCGTGCACTCGACGAAGGCCATCAGGTCCGATGTTTGGTACGCAGTCCCAGAAAAGCTGCCTTTCTCAAAGAATGGGGAGCCGAACTGGTACAAGGAGATCTCACTGCCCCCGAAACTTTGAAACCCGCCCTCGAAGGAGTCACGGCTGTCATTGATGCGGCAACATCAAGAGCGACAGACTCTCTCACCATTAAGCAGGTGGATTGGGACGGCAAAGTTTCATTGATTCAAGCCGCAGCGACGGCGGGTGTTGAACGCTTTATTTTCTTCTCAATTCTAGATGCTCAAAATTTTCCCAATGTCCCGCTGATGGAAATCAAGCGGTGTACGGAACTGTTCTTGGCTGAATCGGGATTGAACTACACGATTTTACGACCCTGTGGCTTTATGCAAGGTCTAATTGGTCAGTACGCCATTCCGATTTTAGACAAACAGGCGGTTTGGATTACTGGGGAAAGTTCTCCCATTGCTTATATGGACACTCAAGATGTTGCCAAATTTGCGGTTCGCGCCCTTGAGGTTCCAGAAACTGTAAATAAGTCCTTTCCCGTAGTGGGCACTAGGGCTTGGGGAGCTTATGAGATTATCCGCCTGTGTGAGCGATTGTCCGGGAAAGAAGCCAAAATTGCGCGACTGCCTCTGAATTTGCTGCGGGCTGTGCGCCAGATTCTCAGGTTTTTTCAGTGGGGCTGGAATGTATCGGATCGCTTAGCCTTTACCGAAGTGTTGGCAAACGGGAAACCCCTGGATGCTCCAATGGATGAAGTTTACGAAGTATTAGGTCTAAATCCTAAAGAAACAACAACCTTAGAAGCTTACCTGCAAGACTACTTCAGCCGAATTATGAAAAAGCTCAAGGAGATCGAATTCGAGAAAGACAAAGCGAAAAAGAAGAAGAAGACTCCCTTTAAAACTCAGTAA
- a CDS encoding NAD(+) kinase yields the protein MPKAGIIYNDLKPVACRLAVELQDKLSAAGWDVYMTTGVGGILGYSRPDSPICHTPIDKLAPPGFDEKMTFAIALGGDGTVLAAFRQVAPYGIPLLTINTGHMGFLTEAYVNELPHVLEKLLGGDYEIEERTMLSVQVVRKEAIWWEALCLNEMVLHREPLTCMCHFEIQIGHHALVDIAADGVILSTPTGSTAYALSAGGAVVTPGVPVLQLVPICPHSLASRALVFADSEPVAIFPAAPNQLILVVDGNAGCYVLPDDSVKVERSHYTARFIRLQPPEFFRILREKLGWGLPHIAKPTSVELP from the coding sequence ATACCCAAAGCAGGCATCATTTACAACGATCTTAAACCCGTAGCTTGTCGCCTTGCCGTAGAGTTGCAAGACAAATTGAGTGCGGCGGGTTGGGACGTTTATATGACGACAGGAGTCGGAGGAATTCTGGGTTATTCACGCCCTGATTCACCGATTTGTCATACGCCAATTGATAAGTTGGCACCTCCTGGTTTTGATGAAAAGATGACCTTTGCGATCGCTTTGGGAGGAGATGGTACAGTTTTAGCCGCGTTTCGCCAGGTTGCTCCCTATGGTATCCCGTTGCTCACCATCAATACGGGTCACATGGGTTTCTTAACTGAGGCTTATGTGAACGAGTTGCCTCATGTTTTGGAAAAGTTACTAGGGGGAGATTATGAGATTGAAGAGCGGACGATGCTGTCGGTTCAGGTTGTTCGCAAGGAAGCGATTTGGTGGGAAGCGCTGTGCTTGAATGAGATGGTACTCCATCGAGAGCCGTTGACCTGTATGTGCCATTTTGAGATTCAAATTGGGCATCATGCCTTGGTGGATATTGCAGCAGATGGGGTAATTCTCTCAACACCAACTGGCTCGACGGCTTATGCGCTCAGTGCTGGGGGCGCGGTGGTGACACCTGGGGTGCCGGTGTTACAATTAGTGCCCATTTGTCCTCACTCGTTGGCGTCTAGGGCATTGGTATTTGCGGATAGTGAACCAGTGGCGATTTTTCCGGCAGCACCCAATCAGCTAATTTTGGTGGTGGATGGTAATGCCGGGTGCTATGTGTTGCCGGATGATAGTGTCAAGGTTGAGCGATCGCACTATACGGCTCGGTTCATCCGCTTGCAACCCCCAGAGTTTTTCCGAATCTTACGCGAAAAATTAGGTTGGGGTTTACCTCATATTGCCAAACCTACGTCGGTAGAATTGCCGTAG
- a CDS encoding PAS domain-containing protein encodes MKRDATGKFVSNWNSETKQRVSVSLTNTAWRSLDREAHKRGISRSEVIERFARTLELESEQLLAAQETDRKVATILENLTDAFVAFDHNWRYTYVNHAAAQILHRTPDELLGKHVWHEIFPELVGGLAYQELHRAVAEQAPVSWEEFGEPVQRWLEANAYPSAEGVAVYFRDITERKQAEAERERLLHELEIERARFEAVLRQMPAGVIIADAASGTLVLANEQAKQIVGYDYEESLELEEYVPITPFEAFSSDGRVYAPHEYPLARSLQTGEVVTSEEMALHRDDGSRIFININSAPILDSQGQIVAAVVIFKDVTDYKQVEQALRESEERLRLALTAAQMVVWDMDLQRDQVLCSANALDIWGLQEGTAEDFFAVIHPDDRQPVMQAAQRAMAGEESYMKEYRVIDPHGTTRWINSQGQTYLNNAGRGVRLIGVSVDITERKQMEAERDRLLKREQSARREAETERQRLHDILMQLPAMIGIVKGPDLVYEFANPTLLQVAGRTPDIIGKSMREIFPELEGQIYFDAVKRVYQTGEPFIGNESPAYWDRNGDGVLEEAFFNFTFPAWRDARGTIQGVLLYGIEVTAQVQARQQIDSLLAELQHKERQQQFLIELNDAIRAIQDSQEIIWQVVRDTGQHFQVTRCTYGEIDATQEYVIVDRDYCNGVISVVGRHQMDSFGRELIAELKQGKTIVVDDVDTDPRTAGSGAATFDAIQTKSLLCVPLVKAGRFVALLVLHHISPRHWTKEEVVLMERIAQKTWLAVERSRTEAELRESEARLQLALRVGRMGTWDWDMQTHASLWSEGHFTVLGLQPNECEPSYEIWASRVHPDDLAEVEAKLQQALADKKEFHDEYRLRWSDGSIHWVEARGKFTYDSQGNPKHSIGVVIEITERKQAEQEREQLLERERIARSEAEAAQHQLATIFDTSPVGLALLDEKQRFIAINEALAEINGLTREQHLGHSIPELFGHSDPQLVEVFHQIYTTGNPFISPNFAVNVPGRNDRRPGYYNVYYLPTVNSKGQVEGVLVYVVDVTERLQLEHAQRFLSEASAVLASSLDYQTTLEQVAQLTVPELADWCTVHMVEEDGAIAQIAVAHIDPAKLEWAYQIRDKYPLNPDDPRGAAYTLRTGESDLVPEIPDELLVHAARDSEHLEILRQVGFRSVMTVPLRTQTRILGVISFISAESERQYTLTDLQLAEELARRASLAIDNAQLYRVAQRDRAKAEAANRIKDEFLAVLSHELRSPLNPILGWTKLLRTGRLDATKTQQALETIERNAKLQAQLIEDLLDVSRILQGKMMLNVAPVNLGTTIEAALETVRLAAEAKHIQIQTLLNPIFGTVSGDTNRLQQVIWNLLSNAVKFTPAGGRIEVQLKQVGTYAQIQVKDTGKGISPEFLPYVFDYFRQEDGTTTRKFGGLGLGLAIVRYFTELHGGTVQADSPGQNLGATFTIRLPLNVVEPEPSSDHKHPESATDLAGVHVLVVDDDADMRELAAFTLMGSGAEVTTAASAAQALTFLNQSVPDLLLCDIGMPEMDGYALIRQIRKWSPEKGGMIPAIALTAYAGEINQQQALAAGFGMHISKPVEPEELVKAIARLLTAIFR; translated from the coding sequence ATGAAGCGCGACGCCACAGGCAAGTTTGTTAGCAATTGGAACTCGGAGACGAAACAACGAGTTAGCGTATCTCTGACTAATACAGCATGGCGATCGCTCGATCGAGAGGCTCACAAGCGAGGAATTTCTCGCTCTGAAGTTATTGAACGCTTTGCCCGCACTCTAGAACTAGAAAGCGAACAGTTGCTCGCTGCCCAAGAAACCGATCGCAAGGTGGCAACAATTCTGGAAAACCTTACAGATGCGTTTGTTGCCTTCGATCACAACTGGCGCTACACCTATGTGAATCATGCGGCGGCTCAAATCCTGCATAGAACGCCAGACGAGCTATTGGGAAAGCACGTTTGGCATGAGATTTTTCCGGAGTTGGTTGGTGGACTTGCCTATCAGGAACTCCATCGGGCAGTAGCGGAACAAGCCCCTGTTTCTTGGGAAGAATTTGGGGAGCCGGTTCAGCGTTGGTTAGAGGCAAATGCCTATCCCTCAGCAGAAGGAGTAGCCGTTTATTTTCGCGATATTACAGAACGCAAGCAAGCGGAGGCAGAACGAGAACGCTTGTTGCACGAGCTGGAAATTGAACGCGCTCGATTTGAAGCCGTTTTGCGACAGATGCCTGCTGGCGTCATCATTGCCGATGCGGCATCCGGTACGTTAGTTCTGGCGAACGAACAAGCCAAGCAGATTGTTGGGTATGACTACGAAGAGTCGCTTGAGCTTGAGGAATATGTTCCCATTACTCCATTTGAAGCCTTTAGCTCAGATGGTCGAGTGTATGCCCCTCATGAGTATCCTCTGGCGCGATCGCTACAAACAGGTGAGGTCGTTACCAGCGAAGAAATGGCACTTCATCGAGATGATGGTAGCCGCATCTTCATTAACATCAATTCAGCCCCGATTTTAGATAGCCAGGGACAGATTGTTGCAGCCGTTGTGATCTTCAAAGATGTGACGGATTACAAACAGGTTGAACAGGCATTGCGAGAGAGCGAAGAACGCCTGCGATTGGCACTGACAGCGGCTCAGATGGTTGTCTGGGATATGGATTTGCAGCGCGATCAGGTGCTGTGTTCTGCGAATGCTCTAGACATTTGGGGTCTTCAAGAAGGCACGGCAGAAGACTTTTTTGCAGTCATTCATCCAGATGATCGCCAACCGGTGATGCAAGCAGCCCAAAGGGCAATGGCTGGAGAAGAGTCCTATATGAAGGAGTACCGAGTCATCGATCCACACGGCACTACGCGCTGGATCAATAGTCAAGGGCAAACCTATCTGAATAATGCTGGGCGAGGAGTTCGTCTAATCGGCGTTTCCGTCGATATCACGGAACGCAAACAAATGGAAGCGGAGCGCGATCGCCTTTTAAAACGAGAACAATCTGCCCGACGAGAAGCAGAAACCGAACGGCAACGGTTGCATGACATCCTGATGCAATTACCTGCCATGATTGGCATTGTGAAAGGCCCCGATCTGGTGTATGAATTTGCCAATCCAACGCTTCTGCAAGTGGCTGGGCGCACTCCAGACATAATTGGGAAATCAATGCGGGAGATTTTCCCGGAGTTAGAGGGGCAAATTTACTTTGACGCGGTCAAGCGCGTTTACCAAACGGGAGAACCGTTCATTGGGAATGAGTCACCGGCTTACTGGGATCGGAACGGCGATGGTGTGTTGGAAGAAGCATTTTTCAACTTCACCTTTCCGGCTTGGCGAGATGCTCGGGGAACGATTCAAGGGGTATTGCTTTATGGTATTGAGGTGACAGCCCAGGTACAGGCTCGCCAACAGATTGACTCACTACTAGCAGAGCTTCAGCATAAGGAGAGGCAGCAGCAATTCCTGATCGAATTGAATGATGCGATTCGTGCCATTCAAGACTCCCAGGAAATTATTTGGCAGGTAGTTCGCGATACGGGGCAACACTTCCAAGTTACTCGTTGTACCTATGGTGAAATTGATGCCACTCAGGAATACGTCATTGTCGATCGCGACTATTGCAATGGTGTAATCAGCGTGGTGGGTAGACATCAGATGGATTCGTTTGGTCGTGAACTCATTGCTGAATTAAAGCAGGGCAAAACTATCGTTGTCGATGATGTTGATACCGATCCTCGGACTGCCGGATCGGGAGCTGCTACCTTTGACGCAATTCAAACCAAATCTCTGCTGTGTGTTCCCTTGGTAAAAGCAGGGCGGTTTGTTGCATTGTTGGTGTTGCACCATATTTCTCCTCGCCACTGGACGAAGGAAGAGGTGGTGCTGATGGAGCGAATTGCTCAAAAAACTTGGCTAGCCGTGGAGCGATCGCGGACAGAAGCGGAATTGCGAGAAAGTGAAGCTCGCCTGCAACTCGCGCTGAGGGTTGGACGCATGGGAACCTGGGACTGGGATATGCAGACCCATGCATCGCTTTGGTCAGAAGGACACTTCACCGTCTTAGGTCTGCAACCCAATGAGTGTGAACCCAGCTATGAGATTTGGGCAAGTCGGGTTCATCCCGATGACTTAGCAGAAGTTGAGGCAAAGCTTCAGCAAGCCTTAGCTGACAAGAAGGAGTTTCACGATGAATATCGTCTGCGTTGGTCAGATGGCTCCATTCACTGGGTCGAAGCGAGAGGGAAGTTTACTTATGATTCTCAGGGAAATCCCAAGCACTCGATCGGAGTTGTCATTGAGATCACAGAACGCAAGCAAGCCGAACAGGAACGAGAACAACTACTAGAACGCGAACGTATTGCCCGTTCAGAGGCAGAAGCCGCACAGCACCAACTGGCAACTATTTTTGACACATCTCCGGTTGGACTTGCCCTGTTAGATGAAAAGCAACGATTTATTGCGATCAACGAAGCTTTAGCAGAAATTAATGGATTAACCCGCGAGCAACACTTAGGACATTCCATTCCAGAACTTTTTGGTCACTCCGATCCTCAATTAGTTGAAGTATTTCATCAGATCTATACCACAGGTAATCCCTTCATTTCACCCAACTTTGCGGTGAATGTTCCCGGACGCAATGATCGCCGTCCCGGTTACTACAACGTTTACTATCTTCCGACCGTTAACTCAAAGGGTCAGGTTGAAGGGGTTTTGGTTTATGTGGTAGATGTGACGGAACGGTTGCAGTTAGAACATGCTCAACGCTTTCTCTCTGAGGCAAGTGCGGTGCTTGCCTCCTCACTCGATTATCAAACCACTCTAGAGCAAGTCGCGCAGCTTACAGTGCCGGAATTAGCGGACTGGTGCACGGTTCACATGGTAGAAGAAGATGGTGCGATCGCGCAGATTGCGGTTGCTCACATCGATCCGGCTAAGCTGGAATGGGCCTATCAGATCAGAGACAAGTATCCACTAAACCCAGATGACCCGCGTGGTGCTGCATATACATTGCGAACTGGGGAATCTGATTTAGTGCCGGAGATTCCCGATGAATTGTTGGTACACGCAGCGCGGGATTCAGAGCATTTAGAGATTCTGCGGCAGGTTGGATTCAGATCTGTAATGACGGTGCCACTACGAACTCAGACACGAATTCTAGGGGTCATCTCCTTTATCTCAGCCGAATCTGAACGACAATACACCCTGACAGATTTGCAACTGGCAGAGGAATTGGCTCGTCGTGCTTCCTTGGCGATCGACAATGCTCAGTTGTACCGGGTGGCTCAACGCGATCGCGCAAAAGCAGAAGCCGCTAACCGGATTAAAGATGAATTTCTAGCCGTATTGTCCCACGAGTTGCGATCGCCCCTCAACCCGATTCTGGGCTGGACAAAATTGCTACGCACTGGGCGACTCGATGCCACAAAAACCCAGCAAGCGCTGGAAACGATCGAACGCAACGCCAAACTGCAAGCCCAATTAATAGAGGACTTGTTGGATGTTTCCCGGATTCTGCAAGGAAAAATGATGTTAAACGTCGCTCCTGTGAATCTAGGGACAACGATTGAAGCCGCCCTGGAAACGGTACGACTGGCAGCCGAAGCCAAACACATTCAAATCCAGACCCTACTTAATCCCATTTTTGGAACAGTTTCAGGTGATACAAATCGCCTCCAACAAGTAATCTGGAACCTCCTCTCCAATGCCGTGAAGTTCACCCCAGCCGGAGGACGTATTGAGGTGCAACTAAAGCAAGTTGGCACGTATGCTCAGATTCAAGTTAAAGATACTGGAAAAGGCATCAGCCCAGAGTTCTTACCCTACGTGTTTGACTACTTCCGTCAAGAAGATGGCACAACAACCCGAAAATTTGGCGGACTGGGATTGGGATTAGCGATCGTCCGTTATTTTACCGAATTGCATGGAGGCACTGTTCAAGCAGACAGTCCAGGACAGAACTTAGGGGCTACATTTACCATTCGGCTACCGTTAAACGTCGTAGAGCCAGAACCCTCGTCTGATCACAAACACCCAGAAAGTGCGACAGACTTAGCGGGTGTTCATGTCTTGGTTGTGGACGACGATGCAGATATGCGGGAGTTGGCAGCATTTACCCTGATGGGGTCTGGTGCAGAAGTTACGACAGCCGCTTCGGCTGCACAGGCGTTGACTTTCCTGAATCAATCGGTTCCCGATCTGCTGTTATGTGACATAGGGATGCCAGAGATGGATGGTTATGCGCTGATTCGGCAAATTAGAAAGTGGTCACCTGAAAAGGGAGGTATGATTCCTGCGATCGCTCTTACCGCCTATGCTGGAGAAATCAATCAGCAGCAAGCCTTAGCTGCCGGATTTGGGATGCATATCTCCAAACCTGTCGAACCAGAGGAATTGGTAAAAGCGATCGCCCGTTTGCTTACAGCCATTTTCAGGTAA
- a CDS encoding SH3 domain-containing protein produces MINWSHFWLALALSTSVITVGLPAQAAKVCKVTDPTGTPLNVRAQPNGRVINALKNGREVNIEAITNDSNGRPWAKVGGYYKGEYRIWGWVLREFISCYES; encoded by the coding sequence ATGATCAATTGGTCTCATTTTTGGTTAGCCCTAGCTTTGTCCACTTCTGTAATTACTGTAGGGTTACCTGCTCAAGCTGCAAAAGTTTGCAAAGTAACCGATCCTACGGGTACCCCGCTCAATGTTCGCGCTCAACCAAATGGTCGAGTTATCAATGCTTTAAAAAATGGCAGAGAAGTGAATATTGAAGCCATAACCAATGATAGTAATGGTCGCCCGTGGGCTAAGGTAGGTGGTTATTACAAGGGTGAATACAGGATTTGGGGCTGGGTACTTCGAGAATTTATAAGTTGCTATGAGAGCTAA
- a CDS encoding substrate-binding domain-containing protein, which translates to MVLLLTACTQGLKTSQATIDNQSSANKLSKESLGIQKVERKLIKPPASQDSNQQGIVLPEVKPLELEGKLAISGSQVVLPISQAIAQRFLQDGYSGKIELSAIDTQVGFKAFCEQKKVDIINTVRPITAQESAACAKSGVEPIGFQIAIDAVTIVVSSQNNFLPNSLTRDELAKVFTVEKWSDVNPKWPKELIKRFVPKGAGTGGAVHLLSQAILKGNISQIIDTPNTISYDFVEQLHSEALINSYMIGVLEYNSYQQNRDKLRAIPIDTVDPFLPTYPLIRPLYIYADAKAIRKRPEVEGFVNYYLTYVNEATSRLGYFPLKSTVLNESKTKFLQVQGNKKRL; encoded by the coding sequence ATGGTTTTACTATTGACAGCCTGCACCCAAGGGTTAAAAACCTCACAAGCGACAATTGACAATCAATCCAGTGCCAACAAATTATCAAAAGAAAGCTTAGGTATCCAGAAAGTTGAGCGTAAATTAATTAAACCTCCTGCAAGCCAAGATTCAAATCAACAGGGCATTGTGCTACCGGAGGTAAAACCCCTCGAACTGGAGGGAAAACTTGCAATATCGGGAAGTCAGGTGGTTTTGCCGATTAGTCAGGCTATTGCTCAACGCTTTCTCCAAGACGGGTATTCCGGCAAGATTGAACTCAGTGCTATTGATACTCAGGTTGGCTTCAAGGCATTTTGCGAGCAGAAAAAGGTAGATATTATCAATACGGTTCGCCCGATTACCGCTCAAGAGTCCGCCGCCTGTGCCAAGTCAGGTGTTGAGCCGATAGGCTTTCAAATTGCCATTGATGCAGTGACCATTGTAGTTAGTTCTCAGAATAATTTCCTCCCAAACAGTCTGACGCGCGACGAGCTGGCAAAGGTATTCACGGTCGAAAAGTGGTCAGATGTAAATCCCAAATGGCCAAAAGAGTTGATTAAACGCTTTGTTCCAAAAGGAGCTGGTACTGGAGGCGCTGTTCACCTATTGTCCCAAGCTATCCTTAAGGGCAACATCAGCCAAATTATTGATACTCCCAATACGATATCTTATGACTTTGTAGAGCAGTTGCACTCAGAAGCTTTAATTAATTCCTATATGATCGGTGTTTTAGAGTATAACTCCTATCAACAAAACCGCGACAAGTTGAGGGCGATCCCTATTGATACAGTAGACCCTTTCCTGCCAACATATCCTCTAATTCGTCCTTTGTACATTTATGCAGATGCCAAAGCGATTCGGAAACGTCCCGAAGTAGAAGGGTTTGTTAATTATTACTTGACTTATGTGAACGAAGCAACTTCGAGACTGGGTTACTTCCCACTCAAATCAACCGTATTGAATGAATCTAAAACTAAGTTTTTGCAAGTGCAGGGTAATAAAAAGCGATTATAG
- a CDS encoding cyclic nucleotide-binding domain-containing protein: protein MDKSLLGWLLLLGLGFPLLSILLSEAASRLQRQQHPLAVALRQVREYVLPPLAVLLAMRQLLSVAGASWARLVETLTWVAVIVAGISLINALLTTKKPQIKWQVRVPNLFFQVARASVVLAIVYYLISGVWNISLSGLGTGLGVASAVIALALQDTLSNLVSGLLLLFANPFKTGDWIELDGNQGRVIEQNWWSVTIENPFFKINIPNGELSKASIINYGQGPIWKSISVSFSYNDSPGAVIPALNSLVTGIDAIKSEGSAEVSSYGDSSITYELWYRILPEDDEDVSDELKYRLYYLTQRYGFTMPYPMKAQYGLNTTQGILSKMPQVAENRQQDLATYLRSLPCFVTLNENEIKNLAEQSRFQSYGKGELIIQEGKEDQGLYIMLKGRGEAYVKDEQGHHQIVDQLGINAVFGEMATFPGEVSPVTVIANEDVEIVLIPAKEIVEAIESNEKFASEILEYIEERKKIVKLATGIKHEASPRSSNNGRRGKVRS, encoded by the coding sequence ATGGATAAATCACTTTTGGGATGGCTATTGCTTTTGGGGCTGGGATTTCCATTGTTGAGTATACTGCTGAGTGAAGCAGCCTCAAGGTTACAACGGCAGCAGCACCCCTTGGCAGTTGCTCTACGCCAGGTGCGTGAGTATGTGTTACCGCCGTTAGCGGTGCTATTGGCAATGCGGCAGCTTTTGAGCGTCGCTGGCGCTTCCTGGGCACGCCTTGTGGAAACACTGACCTGGGTTGCGGTCATTGTGGCGGGAATTTCTTTGATCAATGCGCTGTTGACGACAAAAAAACCACAGATCAAGTGGCAAGTCCGTGTGCCGAACCTGTTCTTTCAGGTGGCGCGAGCGTCAGTGGTATTAGCTATTGTCTATTATCTCATCAGTGGCGTTTGGAATATAAGTTTGAGTGGCTTGGGTACCGGTTTGGGAGTCGCCTCGGCGGTAATTGCCCTTGCACTGCAAGATACCCTCAGCAACCTGGTGTCAGGATTACTGCTGCTATTTGCCAATCCATTCAAAACGGGTGACTGGATTGAATTAGACGGAAACCAGGGGCGGGTCATTGAGCAAAATTGGTGGTCAGTCACGATTGAAAATCCTTTCTTTAAAATCAACATTCCTAATGGGGAGTTGTCGAAGGCAAGTATTATCAATTACGGTCAGGGGCCAATCTGGAAAAGTATTTCTGTCAGTTTTTCTTATAACGATTCTCCTGGTGCGGTAATTCCAGCACTAAATAGCTTGGTGACGGGCATAGATGCGATCAAATCTGAAGGTTCTGCTGAGGTTAGTTCCTATGGAGACTCTAGTATCACTTACGAGCTGTGGTACAGAATATTGCCAGAAGACGATGAGGACGTTTCTGATGAACTTAAATACCGACTTTACTATCTGACCCAGCGTTATGGCTTTACTATGCCTTATCCGATGAAAGCGCAGTACGGTCTCAATACGACGCAAGGGATACTGAGTAAGATGCCCCAAGTAGCCGAGAACCGCCAACAAGACTTGGCAACTTATTTGCGATCGCTGCCTTGTTTCGTGACGCTCAATGAGAATGAGATTAAAAACCTGGCTGAACAGTCTCGATTTCAATCCTACGGCAAGGGTGAGTTAATTATTCAGGAGGGCAAAGAAGACCAGGGACTGTATATTATGCTTAAAGGTAGGGGAGAGGCTTACGTAAAAGATGAACAAGGCCACCACCAGATAGTAGACCAACTTGGAATTAACGCAGTATTTGGTGAAATGGCTACCTTTCCAGGAGAGGTCAGTCCGGTTACAGTCATTGCCAATGAAGATGTTGAGATTGTATTGATTCCAGCCAAAGAGATTGTCGAAGCGATCGAGTCTAACGAAAAATTTGCTTCAGAGATTCTTGAGTATATCGAAGAGCGGAAAAAGATCGTTAAACTTGCCACAGGAATCAAACATGAGGCAAGTCCACGAAGTAGCAACAATGGTCGCCGAGGGAAAGTGAGATCGTGA